A region of the Candidatus Chromulinivoraceae bacterium genome:
AATTCACGGATGCCAGGCGTATCAATAAGCATGCCACCGTTAGATAGTACGAACAATTCACGGTGGACCGTCGTATGCTTTCCTGTTGAGTCAGAACTACGAACAGCCTGGGTATTCTGCACTTCTTCACCAAGCATTCTATTCGTAATCGTTGATTTACCGACTCCAGATGATCCAAGAAGGATAGCAGTATCACCAGGCTGTATATGGGCTAAAATCTCATCAATACCAGCTCCGGTGGTAGCCGTTGCGATAACAATAGGTAAATTAAATTCCTTGAGTTGATCGGTGTAGGTAGCTATGGTATCAGTCTTATCGGCTTTATTCAGTACAATAACGGGACGAATGGCATATACAGAAAGTTGGTATAAAAATCGACGTAGGCGTTCAATGCTAAAATCATCATCAAGCGCCAGTAAGACAAAGGCGACATCTACATTAGCCGCAATGACCTGCTTGGTAGTTCGCTTACCTGCAATCTTACGAGTAATTTCATTACGCCTGGGCAAGACCTCCTCTATAACAACAGGGCCATTATCTAAGAGTCGGACAGCGACCCAGTCGCCAACCTTTGGCGCATTATCACGGTTTGTATAATGCGCCATCTTTCCTGAAAGTTCGGCAACACGAATATCAGGAAGAGCCACCTTCAACGACGTTCCGAAATCCGCCACAATGCGCGCCGGATAGAGACCTTTCAAGTCCA
Encoded here:
- the rsgA gene encoding ribosome small subunit-dependent GTPase A, with protein sequence MDQLTKFGWTANLSEIWAQLDLKGLYPARIVADFGTSLKVALPDIRVAELSGKMAHYTNRDNAPKVGDWVAVRLLDNGPVVIEEVLPRRNEITRKIAGKRTTKQVIAANVDVAFVLLALDDDFSIERLRRFLYQLSVYAIRPVIVLNKADKTDTIATYTDQLKEFNLPIVIATATTGAGIDEILAHIQPGDTAILLGSSGVGKSTITNRMLGEEVQNTQAVRSSDSTGKHTTVHRELFVLSNGGMLIDTPGIRELQLWGDEGDLDENFSDIVLLASQCKYTSCSHTHEAGCAVLQALRSGTLDASHYASYQKMKSELGGLKAKKDVRVRQDNRRSHKAVTDQTKDILREMHNDI